The region ACCGCGCGCGTGCAGTCGGCGTCGGCGGCCAGGTGCAGGTAGGTGAACAGGGTCTGGCCCGGCCGCATCCGGTGGTACTCCTCGGCCACCGGCTCCTTGACCTTGAGGACGAGTTCGGCGTCGGCCCACACGTCGTCCGCGGTGGGCGCGACCCGCGCGCCGGCGGCGGCGAACTCGGCGTCCGGGATCGCGCTGCCGTCCCCGGCACCGCTCTCCACCAGCACCCCGTGCCCGCGCCGGGCCAGCTCGACCACGCCCGCCGGGGTGATCGCGACCCGGTGCTCCTGGTTCTTGCGCTCCCGAGGGATTCCGACCAGCACCTGGTCAGCGTAGGTCGGCCGGCGGGTTCCGGCTGAACAGGAGCGCGCGGGCTGTTAGCGTTCGAGGTGTGTCGGAACCCCACCAGGTGCGCATCGGCAACCAGCAGCGCGAAGCGGCCATCAGCGCGCTCAACGACCACTTCGCGGCGGGCCGCCTGGAGATCGGCGAGTACGAGCAGCGGGTCGGCTACGCGACCGCCGCCGAGACCGCCGCCGAGCTGATGGCCCTGTTCCACGACCTGCCGCAACCCCACCCCCAGTTGCAGCTCCCGCCGCAGACGCACTACGCGCCGCCGACCGACTACGCCACCCCGCCACCGGGCTACGCCGCGCCGGGCTACCCGAACCCCGGCTACCCGGGCCAGGGCCACCCGGGCCCGGACTACGGGTACGCCCCGCCGCCGGGCTTCCACCCGAACGCGCCCTACGGCGTCGACCCGCTGACCGGGCAGCCGCTGTCGGACAAGTCGCGCATCGCGGCCGGCGTGCTGCAACTGGTGCTGCCGTTCGGCATCGGCCGGTTCTACATCGGCGACACCGGCATCGGCGTGGCCCAGCTGCTGACCTGCGGCGGGTGCGGGCTCTGGTCGTTGATCGACGGAATCATCCTGCTGGTCAACGGCGGGACCGACGCCCAGGGCCGCAAGCTCCGCGACTAGCGCCGGTCCTCCAGGCCCGGCTCACAGGGCCAGGTTGCGGACGAGCATCCAGACCACCGCGAGCGCCACCACCGGCACCCCCACCTGGGGGGACAGTGGTGGCGTTCGCTCGTCACGGCGAGCGGCGCGCAACCAGCGGAACCAGAGCCACGCGAGCAGCGGCAACCCGGCCACCAGCATCACGGCGTTGAGGTGCCACGCGGTCGCGAAGTCGCCGTGGAGCAGAGCGTGCACCATCCGCGTGGACCCGCAGGCAGGACACTGGATGCCGGTCAACGCGTAGAGCGGACACGGCGGCCACATTGACCCGGGCCCGTTGGGGTCGAAGAACACCAACCCCACCCCGGCCCCCACAGCCGCCACCGCGACAGCGACCGGCCCCCGCACACCCATGCCACCCAGTGTCCCGCACGGACGAAACCACCACACCCGAGGCACCCGACACGCCCGCGCCCGGCGAGTCGCGCGTTCGCACTCGGCGAGTTGCACGTTCATCGGCGAGTCGCGCATTCGCGCCCGGCAAGTCGCCCGTTGACGTTCGGCGAGTCTCGCGTTCGTCGGCGAGTCGCGCGTTCGCCGCCCGCGAGGACTTCTCCTCGCGGGCGGCGAACCTGCGTCCGGACCGGACCCGTCGGGCGGGCGTCAGCCGGTGCGGGTGTCAGCTGGTCCGAGAGGCGAACTTCGTCGGGCGGTCGGTGAAGGGGGCGTCCGCCGGGCGGCCCTGGGCCCGGCCCGACAGCACCGCCTGCGCCGCCAGCACCCCGGCCACCGCCGCGCCGTTCACGATCTCGCCCGCGAGCGCCATCGCCACCGCGTCGTCCAGCGGGACCTTCCGCATCTCCAGGTCCGCCTCCTCCTCGCCCATCAGCTCCCGCTCGACGTCGGAGAGCCCGCGGGCAAGGAACACCCGCACCACCTCGTCGGTGAACCCGGGCGACGCGGCCACGTCGACCAGTGTCACCCACTCCCGCGCCGCGAGCCCGACCTCCTCCACCAGCTCCCGCCGAGCCGCCTCCACGGGCTGCTCCGCCGGCGAGTCGAGCAGCCCGGCCGGCAGCTCCCAGAGCCGCTTGCCCAGCGGGTGCCGGTACTGGTGGATCAACGTGACCAGGCCGTCGTCGTCCACCGCCGCCACCGCGACGGCGCCCAGGTGCTCGACCACCTCGCGCGAGGCCGTCGCGCCGTCGGGCATGACGACCTCGTCGACGCGCAGCCCGACGACCCGTCCGATGTGCACGTCCCGCGAGGAGACGGTCGTGAACTCGTGCCTCACTTCGCGGCTCCGGCGGTCTCGGGCAGCGGCAGCCGGTCGGCGAGCCGGTAGTCCAGCGCCGCCTTCACGAACGCCGAGAACAGCGGGTGCGGCTTGGTCGGCCGGCTCTTGAGCTCCGGGTGCGCCTGGGTGGCGACGAAGAACGGGTGCACGTCCTCGGGCAGCTCCACGAACTCGACCAGCCGGCCGTCCGGCGACGTCCCGGAGAACACCAGCCCGGCCTCGCCCAGCTTGTCCCGGTAGGCGTTGTTCACCTCGTAGCGGTGGCGGTGCCGCTCGGAGACCTCGGCCGCGCCGTACGCGCGCGCCACCTGCGAGCCGGGCGCGAGCTTGGCCGGGTACGCGCCCAGGCGCATGGTGCCGCCCATGTCGCGCTGCCCGGCGACCACGTCCTGCTGGTCGGCCATGGTGCTGATCACCGGCGACCCGCCCTCGTCGAACTCGGCCGAGTTGGCGTCGGTGATGCCCGCGAGGTTGCGCGCCGCCTCGATCACCAGGCACTGCAACCCCAGGCACAGCCCCAGCAGCGGGATGCCGCGGGTGCGCGCGTAGGTGATCGCGCCGATCTTGCCCTCGATGCCGCGCACCCCGAACCCGCCGGGGATCAGCACGCCGTCGAGCCCGGCCAGCGCGTGCGCCGCGCCGGAGGGCGTCTGGCACTCGTCGGACGGCACCCAGACGACCTCGACCTTGGCGTGGTTGGCGAACCCGCCGGCGCGCAGCGCCTCGGTGACCGACAGGTAGGCGTCGGGCAGGTCGACGTACTTGCCGACCAGCCCGATCCGGACCCGCTCGGACGGGTTGTGCACGCGGTCGAGCAGGTCGCCCCACACCGTCCAGTCGACGTCGCGGAACGGCAGCCCGAGCCGGCGCACCACGTAGGCGTCGAGGCCCTCGCCGTGCAGCACCTTGGGGATGTCGTAGATCGACGGCGCGTCGACCGCGGCGACCACGGCCTCGTTGTCGACGTCGCACATCAGGCCGATCTTGCGCTTGAGCGCGTCCGGGATCTCCCGGTCCGCGCGGCACACGATGGCGTCGGGCTGGATGCCGATGTTGCGCAGCGCGGCGACCGAGTGCTGGGTCGGCTTGGTCTTGAGCTCGCCGGACGGCGCGAGGTACGGGACCAGCGACACGTGCAGGAAGAACACGTTGTCGCGGCCCACGTCGTGCCGGACCTGGCGGGCGGCTTCGAGGAACGGCAGCGACTCGATGTCGCCCACGGTCCCGCCGACCTCGGTGATGACGACGTCGGGCACGACCCCGTCCGGGCCGGGCTCGGCCATCGCCCGGATCCGCCGCTTGATCTCGTCGGTGATGTGCGGGATCACCTGGACCGTGTCGCCGAGGTACTCGCCGCGCCGCTCCTTGGCGATGACCTCGGAGTACACCTGGCCGGTGGTGACGTTGGCGTCCCCGGACAGGTCACGGGCGAGGAACCGCTCGTAGTGACCGATGTCGAGGTCGGTCTCCGCGCCGTCGTCGGTGACGAACACCTCGCCGTGCTGGAAGGGGTTCATCGTGCCGGGGTCCACGTTGAGGTACGGGTCCAGCTTCTGCATGGTCACCCGCAGGCCCCGGGCGGTCAGCAACTGGCCGAGGCTGGAGGCGGTGAGTCCCTTGCCCAACGAGGAGGCCACGCCCCCGGTGACGAAAACGTGCTTGGTCGTACGTGCCTGAAGCACCAAGGAGGCTCCCCGTGGTCTGAAAGTTCCGCAGGGCAACCGGCCCTGTCCACGGGCCCTAACGCTAACACGCCACCGGTCACCGAGCGCGCCCGTGGTCCGCCAACTCGTCACTCGGATGGCCTAGCCCGGACCGCGGCGGGCGGGACCACCGCCCCGACCTGCCGCCCACCGGCCGAGGACCGGCCGGTCCGGGCTCCGTGGCGGGGCGTGTCCGGCCGGGCCGGCACGCCACCGGAACGTGTGACCCGTCGGGCTCCACCTTTCGCCGGCGACCCGGGGTCCGAATGGCCGCCGGTGTGGCACGATCGCGCAGGTGACGAGCAAATCAGCCGCGGATCACCTGCGCGACCTCGCGCGGCTGCGGCGCGTCCGCGACCGGATCGACCGGGAGTACGCGCAGCCGCTGGACGTCGAGGCGTTGGCCCGGGGTGCCCACATGTCCGCCGGCCACCTCAGCCGCGAGTTCCGCAACGCCTACGGCGAGTCGCCGTACGGCTACCTGATGACGCGCCGCATCGAGCGCGCGATGACGCTGCTGCGCCGCGGCGACCTCAGCGTCACCGAGGTCTGCTTCGCGGTCGGCTGCTCCTCGCTGGGCACCTTCAGCACCCGCTTCACCGAGCTGGTCGGCGTGCCGCCGAGCACCTACCGCAACCAGGCCGCGCAGGCGACCGAGGGCATGCCGGCGTGCGTGGCCAAGCAGGTGACGCGACCGGTCAGGAATCGAGAAGCGCGGGCTTCGACCCCGACTTAATGTGGCCGCCATGGACATCACCATCCACCAGACCTACCTCCCGCACAACGACGTCACCGAGTCCCTGGCCTTCTACCGGGACACCCTCGGCTTCGAGGTCCGCAACGACGTCGAGTACGGCGGGGTGCACTGGCTCACCGTCGGTCCCGTCGGTCGGCCCGACTCGTCCATCGTGCTGCACCCGCCGGCCGCCGACCCCGGCGTCACCGAGGACGAGCGCGCCACCATCGCCGCCATGATGGCCAAGGGCACCTACGCCGGCGTCAACCTCGCCACCAAGGACCTCGACGCCACGTTCGCGCGGCTCCAGTCCGGTGACGCCGAGGTCGTGCAGGAGCCGACCGACCAGCCCTACGGCGTGCGCGACTGCGCGTTCCGCGACCCCGCGGGCAACCTGATCCGGATCCAGGAACTGCGCTGAGCGGACCCCCGCTCCCCACCCGACCCCGGTGGCGGCGGCCCACCGGCCCCCGCCACCGACCGCTTCCCCGACGCCACCCGCCGCAGCACTCGTCGGCGCCAGAACCCGTCACCGCACCGCTGAACACCGCTCCCGGCCGGCCGGGCGGACCGTTGCCGCGGCCCCGCCAGACAGAGGGAGACCCGACCAGCATGGCCAGGAAGACGACCCCGCCGCCCGCGCCCGAGCGGCACGAGGCCGACAGCCACGACCTGATCCGCGTGCACGGCGCCCGGGTGAACAACCTCAAGGACATCAGCGTCGAGCTGCCCAAGCGCAGGCTGACGGTGTTCACCGGCGTGTCCGGCTCGGGCAAGAGCTCGCTGGTGTTCAGCACGATCGCCGCCGAGTCGCAGCGGATGATCAACGAGACCTACAGCGCGTTCCTGCAGGGCTTCATGCCGACCCTGGCGCGGCCCGAGGTCGACGTGCTCGACGGCCTGACCACCGCGATCGTCGTGGACCAGCAGCGGATGGGCGGCGACCCGAGGTCCACGGTCGGCACCGCCACCGACGCCAACGCGATGCTGCGCATCCTGTTCAGCCGGATCGGCAAGCCCCACATCGGCTCGCCGCAGGCGTTCTCCTTCAACGTCGCCTCGATCAGCGGGGCGGGCGCGGTCTCGATGGAGCGCGCCGGCAAGACGGTAAAGGAGCGGCGCAGCTTCAGCGTCACCGGCGGCATGTGCCCGCGCTGCGAGGGCCGGGGTTCGGTGTCCGACATCGACCTCACCCAGCTCTACGACGACTCCAAGTCGCTGGCCGAGGGCGCGTTCACCATCCCGGGCTGGAAGTCCGACAGCTTCTGGACGGTGCGGGTCTACGCCGAGTCCGGCTTCGTCGACCCGGACAAGCCGATCCGCGAGTACACCAAGAAGGAGCTCAACGACTTCCTGTACAAGGACCCGGTCAAGGTGAAGGTCGACGGGGTGAACCTCACCTACGAGGGGCTGATCCCGAAAATCCAGAAGTCGTTCCTGGCCAAGGACAAGGAGTCGATGCAGCCGCACATCCGGGCGTTCGTGGACCGGGCGGTCACCTTCACCACGTGCCCCGAGTGCGCCGGCACCCGGCTCAGCGCGGGCGCCCGGTCGTCGAAGATCGCCGGGAAGAACATCGCCGACGCGTGCGCCATGCAGATCAGCGACCTGGCCGAGTGGGTCGGCGGGCTGGCCGAACCGTCGGTCGCGCCGCTGCTGGCGTCGCTGCACCACACGCTCCGGTCGTTCGTGGAGATC is a window of Saccharothrix espanaensis DSM 44229 DNA encoding:
- a CDS encoding VOC family protein, whose protein sequence is MDITIHQTYLPHNDVTESLAFYRDTLGFEVRNDVEYGGVHWLTVGPVGRPDSSIVLHPPAADPGVTEDERATIAAMMAKGTYAGVNLATKDLDATFARLQSGDAEVVQEPTDQPYGVRDCAFRDPAGNLIRIQELR
- a CDS encoding NUDIX domain-containing protein: MRHEFTTVSSRDVHIGRVVGLRVDEVVMPDGATASREVVEHLGAVAVAAVDDDGLVTLIHQYRHPLGKRLWELPAGLLDSPAEQPVEAARRELVEEVGLAAREWVTLVDVAASPGFTDEVVRVFLARGLSDVERELMGEEEADLEMRKVPLDDAVAMALAGEIVNGAAVAGVLAAQAVLSGRAQGRPADAPFTDRPTKFASRTS
- a CDS encoding helix-turn-helix transcriptional regulator: MTSKSAADHLRDLARLRRVRDRIDREYAQPLDVEALARGAHMSAGHLSREFRNAYGESPYGYLMTRRIERAMTLLRRGDLSVTEVCFAVGCSSLGTFSTRFTELVGVPPSTYRNQAAQATEGMPACVAKQVTRPVRNREARASTPT
- a CDS encoding DUF1707 domain-containing protein, with amino-acid sequence MSEPHQVRIGNQQREAAISALNDHFAAGRLEIGEYEQRVGYATAAETAAELMALFHDLPQPHPQLQLPPQTHYAPPTDYATPPPGYAAPGYPNPGYPGQGHPGPDYGYAPPPGFHPNAPYGVDPLTGQPLSDKSRIAAGVLQLVLPFGIGRFYIGDTGIGVAQLLTCGGCGLWSLIDGIILLVNGGTDAQGRKLRD
- a CDS encoding CTP synthase; translation: MVLQARTTKHVFVTGGVASSLGKGLTASSLGQLLTARGLRVTMQKLDPYLNVDPGTMNPFQHGEVFVTDDGAETDLDIGHYERFLARDLSGDANVTTGQVYSEVIAKERRGEYLGDTVQVIPHITDEIKRRIRAMAEPGPDGVVPDVVITEVGGTVGDIESLPFLEAARQVRHDVGRDNVFFLHVSLVPYLAPSGELKTKPTQHSVAALRNIGIQPDAIVCRADREIPDALKRKIGLMCDVDNEAVVAAVDAPSIYDIPKVLHGEGLDAYVVRRLGLPFRDVDWTVWGDLLDRVHNPSERVRIGLVGKYVDLPDAYLSVTEALRAGGFANHAKVEVVWVPSDECQTPSGAAHALAGLDGVLIPGGFGVRGIEGKIGAITYARTRGIPLLGLCLGLQCLVIEAARNLAGITDANSAEFDEGGSPVISTMADQQDVVAGQRDMGGTMRLGAYPAKLAPGSQVARAYGAAEVSERHRHRYEVNNAYRDKLGEAGLVFSGTSPDGRLVEFVELPEDVHPFFVATQAHPELKSRPTKPHPLFSAFVKAALDYRLADRLPLPETAGAAK
- a CDS encoding DUF2752 domain-containing protein, which translates into the protein MRDSPMNVQLAECERATRRARACRVPRVWWFRPCGTLGGMGVRGPVAVAVAAVGAGVGLVFFDPNGPGSMWPPCPLYALTGIQCPACGSTRMVHALLHGDFATAWHLNAVMLVAGLPLLAWLWFRWLRAARRDERTPPLSPQVGVPVVALAVVWMLVRNLAL